From Helicoverpa zea isolate HzStark_Cry1AcR chromosome 23, ilHelZeax1.1, whole genome shotgun sequence, one genomic window encodes:
- the LOC124642106 gene encoding uncharacterized protein LOC124642106 codes for MMYRQLIILSVLINFLHAGEQNLSKHANENALTAEDDKYVNTSTHNMTYIDKAENMIRLPALNKYYEDRKLRRKTLKKSPRRTIQKIIKKNKNKLKKLYIIKMTSFPTVMPKVEYDNLPQEDLSMRKDETTTPPQKKRLRKYNPKLPRNPMPFHQMQGRKVKRDKRETRDVFILKDLDEMKFLHQKKDYNVVSAHFKKYW; via the exons ATGATGTATCGAcaattaatcattttgtctgttttaattaattttttacaTGCTGGTGAACAG AACTTATCAAAACATGCAAATGAAAACGCGCTGACAGCTGAAGATGATAAATACGTAAACAcg TCAACCCATAACATGACATACATTGACAAAGCAGAAAACATGATCCGCCTACCAGCCCTGAACAAATACTACGAAGACAGAAAGTTGAGAAGAAAAACTTTGAAGAAATCACCAAGAAGGACAATACAGAAGATTATAAAGAAGAACAAGAACAAGCTAAAGAAGTTGTACATTATAAAGATGACAAGCTTTCCTACTGTGATGCCGAAGGTGGAATATGACAATCTGCCACAAGAAGACTTATCAATGCGCAAAGATGAGACAACTACTCCACCACAAAAGAAGAGATTGAGAAAATACAACCCGAAACTTCCTCGGAATCCTATGCCTTTCCACCAGATGCAAGGACGGAAGGTGAAAAGAGATAAAAGAGAAACAAGAGATGTCTTCATACTGAAGGACTTGGATGAAATGAAGTTTTTGCACCAAAAGAAAGATTATAACGTTGTGAGTGCTCACTTTAAAAAGTATTGgtag
- the LOC124642115 gene encoding uncharacterized protein LOC124642115: protein MLSQARWLMLAIAAVLTLQSRGEGGIRLPDQPPKQEGEGRSLNFGGDHGRSPQAQGRGLLDWLGFGEDQDPYIQQSTQQCLNGDLADCFKAQALRSFDDFFDKQAYQLSENAVLVKVDSQARALSREPPQLESQPRSEDSDWEALVKYGMRKIERFLRSTALEMQLDDEVTSRGIIAPRFIEQIADEVDIIEDKKAPFRQHKLKKLIIPMLLILKLFKLKLLLFLPLILGLASFKKFLGFMALIIPGVIGYFKFCKPNSSPFSSSHFSGPQYSPAGIGLGPYRETPPQSHYAPSHYDSYPGGHKYGSGGISFREHDVGPQDLAYQGWEYRSKKGAEDIKAESA from the exons ATGCTGAGTCAAGCTCGATGGCTAATGCTGGCGATAGCAGCCGTGCTGACGCTGCAGTCGAGAGGAGAAGGTGGCATCAGGCTTCCTGACCAGCCTCCTAAGCAGGAAGGTGAAGGAAGGTCACTGAACTTTGGAGGAGACCATGGACGTTCG CCTCAAGCTCAAGGTCGTGGTCTATTAGACTGGCTGGGTTTCGGAGAAGACCAAGACCCTTACATCCAGCAGTCCACCCAGCAGTGCCTCAATGGAGACTTAGCTGACTGCTTCAAGGCACAAGCACTGCGCTCTTTTGACGATTTCTTCGATAAACAGGCTTACCA ACTATCAGAAAATGCCGTACTAGTGAAAGTGGACTCTCAAGCGCGCGCACTGTCCCGGGAACCTCCTCAGTTGGAGTCACAGCCCCGCAGCGAGGACTCAGACTGGGAGGCCCTTGTTAAATACGGAATGAGGAAGATTGAGAG GTTCCTAAGATCGACCGCCTTGGAGATGCAATTGGACGATGAAGTGACGTCACGAGGCATCATTGCACCTCGCTTCATTGAACAGATCGCTGATGAAGTTGACATCATCGAGGATAAGAAGGCACCTTTCC GCCAGCACAAACTGAAGAAGCTGATCATCCCCATGTTGCTGATCCTCAAGCTGTTCAAGTTGAAGCTGCTTCTGTTCCTGCCTCTCATCCTCGGCCTCGCCAGCTTCAAGAAGTTCCTTGGATTCATGGCTCTTATCATTCCTG GTGTAATCGGCTACTTCAAGTTCTGCAAGCCCAACTCTTCACCGTTCTCGTCCAGCCACTTCTCGGGACCTCAGTACAGTCCAGCTGGCATCGGTCTGGGACCCTACAGGGAGACACCACCACAGTCACACTACGCTCCTTCACATTATGATAGCTATCCT GGTGGTCACAAGTACGGCTCAGGAGGTATTTCCTTCAGGGAGCATGACGTCGGTCCTCAAGACCTGGCCTACCAGGGTTGGGAGTACAGAAGCAAGAAGGGCGCTGAAGATATCAAAGCTGAATCAGCTTAA